One genomic segment of Rhizobium sp. 11515TR includes these proteins:
- a CDS encoding dicarboxylate/amino acid:cation symporter: MIAPIAGAETRAKVPFYRHLYVQVLTAIAAGILLGHYYPQLGTSLQPLGDAFIKLVRMVIAPVIFLTVTTGIAGMSDLKKFGRVVGKSFVYFLTFSTLALIVGLIVANVVQPGAGMHINPATLDTKAVNNYAAQAHDASVVGFLMNIIPDTIVGAFAKGDILQVLFFSVVFGIALGAAGERGRPVTDFLQALTTPIFRMVALLMKFAPIGAFGAMAFTIGKYGIGTIANLAFLIGTFYATSLLFVLVVLGAVARYNGFSILALIRYIKEELLLVLGTSSSEAALPGLMNKMERAGCKRSVVGLVIPTGYSFNLDGTNIYMTLAALFIAQATDTPLSLGDQVLLLLVAMLSSKGAAGITGAGFITLAATLAVVPSVPIAGMALILGIDRFMSECRALTNFVGNAVATVVVARWENELDQTKFAAAMAGQLSEEIEVPALQAAE, translated from the coding sequence ATGATTGCTCCCATCGCTGGCGCGGAAACGCGCGCCAAAGTTCCCTTCTACCGGCACCTCTACGTGCAGGTTCTCACCGCCATCGCCGCCGGCATCCTGCTTGGTCACTATTATCCGCAGCTCGGCACATCGTTGCAGCCGCTCGGTGATGCCTTCATCAAGCTGGTGCGCATGGTCATCGCGCCCGTCATCTTTCTCACGGTCACCACCGGCATCGCCGGCATGTCGGACCTGAAGAAATTCGGTCGCGTCGTCGGCAAGTCGTTCGTCTACTTCCTGACCTTCTCGACCTTGGCGCTGATCGTCGGTCTCATCGTTGCTAACGTCGTGCAGCCGGGCGCAGGCATGCACATCAATCCGGCGACACTGGATACGAAGGCCGTCAACAACTATGCGGCGCAAGCCCATGACGCGTCGGTCGTCGGCTTCCTGATGAACATCATTCCGGATACGATCGTTGGCGCTTTCGCCAAGGGCGATATTCTCCAGGTGCTGTTCTTTTCGGTCGTCTTCGGTATTGCGCTTGGCGCTGCCGGCGAACGCGGCCGCCCGGTGACGGATTTCCTGCAGGCACTGACCACGCCGATCTTCCGTATGGTTGCCCTGCTGATGAAGTTCGCTCCGATCGGTGCCTTCGGCGCCATGGCCTTCACTATCGGCAAGTATGGTATCGGCACGATCGCCAATCTGGCCTTCCTGATCGGCACCTTTTACGCCACCTCGCTGCTGTTCGTTCTCGTCGTGCTCGGGGCCGTCGCCCGCTATAACGGCTTCTCGATCCTGGCGCTGATCCGCTACATTAAGGAAGAGCTGCTGCTGGTGCTCGGCACCTCGTCGTCTGAAGCCGCATTGCCGGGCCTGATGAACAAGATGGAGCGTGCAGGCTGCAAGCGCTCCGTCGTCGGCCTCGTCATCCCTACAGGATATTCCTTCAATCTCGACGGCACCAATATTTATATGACACTGGCGGCATTGTTCATCGCCCAGGCAACCGATACGCCGCTGTCGCTGGGGGATCAGGTCCTGCTGCTCCTGGTGGCCATGCTGAGCTCGAAGGGTGCCGCCGGCATCACCGGTGCGGGCTTCATCACGCTTGCCGCCACCCTTGCCGTCGTGCCTTCGGTTCCGATCGCCGGCATGGCGCTGATCCTCGGTATCGACCGATTCATGTCTGAGTGCCGCGCCTTGACCAATTTCGTCGGCAATGCGGTAGCCACGGTTGTCGTTGCCCGCTGGGAAAACGAACTCGACCAAACCAAGTTTGCCGCCGCCATGGCGGGGCAATTGAGCGAAGAAATCGAGGTGCCTGCCCTGCAGGCAGCCGAATAA